The sequence CACACTAGAAAAtaaacttcttcttctttggtgTTTATTGTTATACATTTATAAGTTGGCAAACCAACTTGTAGGTGCATtaccgccaccaactggactggagtgtggacaagagactatgcagaaaataataaacaaaagaaagaaaagaaaagaaaaaataaataaacctctagattattttaaatgtatcaatttCTCTTAGAAATGTAATAATCTCACAATACATATTGCCTGATGTTTTTCCCTTACAGCCCTGCTAGCGATAAATCATGATATGTTGCTTTCTTCAGTGTCTGGAAAAGCACATTTCTCTGAGTACTATATTTCCTGCCATGCAGTAAAACATGGTTGACAGTTTCTGGCTGGCTACAGCGTATAGATTTTCCGGTTGGATGCTTTCCTGCTTACTTAATGTATGATTGAGACCTGTATGACCTATGACCACCTTCCTTCCATCCCCCACATACCTTTGCATTTTATAAAGATGTCTTCCTGTATCACTAATGTCCCATGTTTGTGCATATTTCTGCATGAATGTTTTAGAAAATAAACTAAATGAAGTCACAGTATTTATACTAAAACACTAGATGTTGGTGTGCTGTTGATACAATATCGTCCCAAGATGAAATGCAAAAAGGAAATAAGAGGACTTGTTTATAGTGTTGAAAAAACTAAGGGATTCATTTTTGTTTAACTGGCAAGTCATGGTTTgctagataagataagatagaactttattgatcccaatttgggaaatgtttgtgttgcagcagcataaaaagacatggcattgtacaatacaaattaaaagacaagaaataaatcagaaagtagaaaatatacatgttgaattttcaaattaacaataacaagatataaagcaaggtattatatttacataagtatgtgacggatggaatattaaatattagaatgaatatataaatgtaaaaaacaaGTATAGGAGTACAAACTGTTTTTTATACATGCTAACTGGAAATAACAGTGTACAATCACGACAACACAGTATGCATGGTAGTGCCTATACTTGCTGGGTAGAGCCTACTGTATGCCGTCACAATGAATTGATATCTCATACCATGGTGGTCTGCATCCTTTCCTCCAAAAACCGTTGCACTCTTATTCCAATTTCGGTTTTGCTGTTCACCTAAAAGCATCATTTAGATTATCACAGTTATTTCAATACAATAAACACAAGGTATTGTTCAGAAAAGGTCACCACTGTTATGCCAAGTTGTTTAGcgtttgctttaaaagaaacTGTTCTGCTTACTAAATATTTCAATCTGCAGAATTCTCCATCATCCTGTCCTTGGCATTCCATCCTGTTGTGAAAATCAAAAGCAGGGTTTCACAAGTGACATGCCTTTGTATTCAGTCCATAACAATAAACATAGGAGGAACATAAAGGATACAAGCAAGTTGTGCATACTCTTGATATAAAATATGATGATACACATTCACAATAGGAGGACTACGGAAGCTTTGAGTAGCTTTACTTTGAGTATGATCGCACAGAAGAGAGGGGGTTAAATGGAGATCACGAGTTGTTTGGGGAGGAAAGGGGAAACTATGAAAACAGCAACATTCATTTGTGAATAAGCAGCACTTGCCACCAGTCATCCTCATCATCTTGATTCCTGTCATTATGACGTAACAAgtcaaagaaaagctaatataaTAACCCCAAAACTAAGTAACTGGAGGCTGTTGTTGTGGCTGCAGTCCCAGCGTTAGCTTGGCGTAagctaacacaacacaagcTAGCAGCTGGATAACTAAAGTTACCCGTATTGCCAGTAATTATATCCAAAGTTCACTAACATAATAGCATAAAGAAATACCAAGTGGACAGAAAACATTCCGCTTACTTTTCGAGGATTCGTGGGGCGCTGTGTCAGGCTGGTGACATTTCAAAGAGACGATGGAGCGAAGTTAGCAAGTAGCTAACAAAGTTTTCTGTATTCTGCCTGTCACTTGCTTAGCCCCGCCCATGTCTACGTCCACCAATAGCTTCTTTAATGTCTGTTGTTGCCTTGGTACCGTTCAACGCCCTTGTCCAATCAGGAACGGAGCAGGCACACACTTGTCTTGCTAGTTAAaactatacagtctatggttaaaaCATTAAACGCAGGTATCCTTTGTTTAACAAAAGACTATGGCTTTGAATCCAATCAAATGGTGTAACATAATCAAGAACATTTACTGGAGTGCTGTTCTTCAGTGGTGAAAGAAGTATCAGATCCTttacattacttaaatactgctCTGTGAAAATATTCCATTAAAAGTAAAGATATTGCATTCAAAACCTTACTTAAGTAAAACTATGTGAGGcttattattgtattttaagtATGTCAGTTGTGCAATACATCTTAACCTGTCATTGTTTAACTATTATATATGGTATCGGTTTTTGGCTGCATAATGTGTATGTTGCTTATAATTGGTGCACATATGTAGGGTCGTTCTAGTAAAAACTATTTTACTGTTGGGTGGTTTACAGAAATGCATCATATTCTATAAAATCATCACATGCTTTGTCCCTTTAATGTTGCAACcttgtatatttaaaaagagtTTCTTAGAAAAACACCTATGTGTTCAGCTTTGTGGTGATTCATCTACCAGGTGACTCaaggtttaaaatgtgtttatttagctTGAGAAGCAAGAGAATGTGGCCAACAAAGGAACATTTGAAAGCAACTCATCTGGAGAAGCGTGGTTTTTACACTTCATACATTTAGCAGCTGTTGTTTTTCTGGCATTTACAGGTACATTGTTTACACATTATTGCAAACTCACCCAATATTCCTACAACCAACACCAAACTTGTtgacaacatcttgtaaaggaCATCTTTATCAATagggttttttctttttctttacccGGTCTTCATtctttttatacattttggcaAAGTTCAACATAACAGAGTCACTACTAAGACACACGCACTCATTTTCAAACACAAACATGAAGAGGACGGACTGTGAAAGGTTATTAGCGATGGTAACAAATAATTTATTGAGAGAAAAAAATGTCTGTGTGAGTTGAAAAACGTACCATTAAAAGACCATTTGAAAGCAAACCATAGCTTACTGTCTGCCATATCTACAGACAAAATGTGTATTCCATGTTTGCACATGTACTATTCCTGAACATAAAATAATTGCTTTAAAGTTGCATCTGATTTCATGTTAGAATGTAATTCATTAATTGAAATCAACATTGTGGCAATGAAACAATACATGCATGCACAATGACAAACATTATACATATTTCCTTGGATTTACGGTGCTTTCTTACTTCTCTTGCTGGGGCTGAATAAGAAATACACAACAGTATAACCACAGCATGCAACataacatacagtatatacaaaTGCATATTTTAAGCAACTTTGAAGTAGCAGTTGGCAAACTTAATtgataaaaacaacagttttctaGAAAGCTATGCCAATGCAGACCCATTTCATTATCAAAAATCTTATTTTCAGACAAATAAAACATAAATCATGTACAGTTTCCATGCATTTAGTCACCTGTTGTTCTCTGTATTTCTCATTTTATAATTTGTTGCTCGGACTTACACTGCTTCATCTGTTCCTGTGATTTATTTGTTCAGGTACTTTGCCACAGAGTGGTAGGCAATAAGGATCTCTGAAGAATTCGGGCAGGTGTAACGAAACTGATCTTGTTTGTAGGCATTATCCAGGTAACGTGTCAGACCTTTCAGTTCTTTAGGGATGTCAAAGTCACGGTACTGCTTACACACCACCTGCAGAAAGAGAGGTTTTAAGATGGTATTATATGCAATAAGACATCAGGAGAATTGAATTAGTTACACATTACTTTATGTTATTATTACACATTTTTACTACAGAATTCTTTTTGGATTTCTGTACCAATGAAGGAAACAAATGTATCAGTGGAAGAAGAACTATTTTACTTAGCTAAAAGTTGCAATTTTATAGTGTACACATATTTAGTTATAGGCAAAATTCCTGTATTCAAatgtttactcaagtaaaagtacaaatgtattaACATCAaactatacttaaagtaccaaaagtaaacgTACTTTTTGCAGAAtcataaataatacattattgtaAGTGATGCATGTGTTCATCACTTCAAAGTTGCTCTTGGTAAAAAAAAATGGTATTACTTTATAAACATCTACGTAGCTTTACTGGAAATGATATATCATAATTGATTTGTGGATTCATATTTTGTATGAATAATCTAAATATGCAAGTAGACAAAAAgttgaataaaaaatataatgttCCATAAAGTGAAAATaatcaaataaagtacaaaTTCCTCTCATTTGTACTTTATcagagtacttgagtaaatgtacttatatTCAACCACTTGTTGTCGTACTGCTGAAGTCCGTTTACCTTGACAATGTTGAGTTTGGGAAGCAGGTTGCAGTCTGCCAAGGTGAGAGATTCCCCGTCCAGGTAGAGGCGTGTCGACTGGGTGGCGTTGGGGTTCTGGTCCAGCTCGTGAGGGAGGGGCATCTCCAGGTACATGTTCAGCTTCACCAGGGTGGACAGGAATTTAGTCTCCAGCACTGAAAGACAGAAAGGTATCACAGGCTTTTGTTATCCACAATATCCAGAAATTACAGTAATTATGTGTTGATGTATCCAGATGATGCCCTCACTGTTATTTATTCCAGAATTGGGATTCTTAATGTAGCCTGAGAATTTTCGGAAGATGTCATCTCCAGCACCGTTGGACTCTTTGTATCGACAGCACAATTTTGGATACCTGCCATTGGGAgaataaaacatgtatttattcaaaacgtttttgtgtttttagtattaatgtatttattttttcattgtattttacattgtttatatttttataaatattcatctgatGCTGTTAAGAAATAGTGAAAAATActtatttaaaaatgattttattATTCTTTTATCTACTCACTCAGGCTGGGTTAGGTTTTCCTCCAGGAACTCCTCAATCTTGTTAATGTCCGTTTTGACTTCATCGTTGAAGATGAGGAAGGGGGGCTGAGAGCCCGGAGCCAGAGCCTTCAGCACAGCAGGGGCCCTGCAACAGAACAGCAAACAAGGTGTAGCTAAAATAAAAACGATTAGTAATTGCTTCAACTGGATTTCTTCCACTTTACATTTCTAATTGTGTTTCAGGACTCATTAAAAAGTGCTTTCTGACCATCTCAGGACATCAATAGATAATTAACAGCTTTGAGTTTTgcttcaaactttttctgtgtgAGGAGATCTTAATTATTTGTTTCCTACTTTGTAGGTTGGTCCTGGGTTTGATCTTGTTGGCCATTGATTTATTTGTGTCTGTTTTTTAACTTTCTTCATGTGACGTACGGCCATTTCCTCCTAAAACTCTTACTATTTTCCCTTGTGTGCTGACACAGGCCACATTCCCTCTGCAACCCTGTCCACACTTTGGATAGAGGGATGACTTCATAAAATATTGAAGtacagaaaagagaaaaaaacctAAACATCATATTTTTCATTGTACTGCAAGTTGTACGTGTTAATCCGTTAAGTCAGTCTTGAAGACAGGACCAGTAACTTTAGGAAACAACAATAAGGAGTGTTCTCACCTCTTCATGTCCACAGTGGTGAGGGTAAAGTTGGCCCCTTTCAACCAAAGAATCATGAAGAGTCTCTGGGAGAAAGGACAGTTCCCCACACTCTCAGCATCAACACTGGCCTGACCGACACAAAGACACGACATTAAGAACACATGCAAGACAAATAACTGATATCAGAGTAtgaattaaaatgagaaaaactgCCTCTAAA comes from Pseudochaenichthys georgianus chromosome 12, fPseGeo1.2, whole genome shotgun sequence and encodes:
- the clic3 gene encoding chloride intracellular channel protein 3 gives rise to the protein MAESPKIELFVKASVDAESVGNCPFSQRLFMILWLKGANFTLTTVDMKRAPAVLKALAPGSQPPFLIFNDEVKTDINKIEEFLEENLTQPEYPKLCCRYKESNGAGDDIFRKFSGYIKNPNSGINNMLETKFLSTLVKLNMYLEMPLPHELDQNPNATQSTRLYLDGESLTLADCNLLPKLNIVKVVCKQYRDFDIPKELKGLTRYLDNAYKQDQFRYTCPNSSEILIAYHSVAKYLNK